GGGTCACAAGTCACATGGAGAGCTGAAAATGATGCATTTCTTCTTGGTCTTGGAAAAGTAGTGGCAAAAAAGATAGAAGCAAGCATATCCTTAAAGAacaaagcaagaaaaaaagtatatgAAAAATCAGATGTCCCTCTAAATATTCTAATCTCAAAGTCACAACAACTCAATTTTGCTCAACAAGCTTTTTGACTTTGTTACATTGCATAGAGCTAGCTCACAAGAATCCCTCTTTGAGAGGGAATGTACAAGTAGAATCGACTAGTTGCCAACATGATCACCAACCCCAAGTAATCCAATTTATAATGATGTTTGAGTGAAAATCAACATGAATTTCATTAATGAAAAACGTGTACGTTTAAAATAGAAGAGTCGGTCCATTAATATTAACACGAACAAATAGGAGATATGGTTTGATGCTTCAATTAGAGGTGGGAAATTGGATTAGGTATAGAATACTCACAAGTTGAGGTTAATTAAGGTGAATCTTCTAGtgtgaatgtgacaaaccccTAATATTTATAGGTTAAACAATGCACTATGTTGtagtataaaattttaatttgaatgcTAATGTCTTTTCTATCGTTTAATCTATGTGGATCGtattgattttaaattttgtataaGAGATTTATGAGTTTAAATTGTCGAACTCTAGATTTTACAATGTCCGTTAATCCATCTCTCTACTAGCTTTTCACATAATTCTCTAATTGGAgtactatttataaaattatttttaaagcaTTTTAATTTGAGAGATATTATTCAAATCACTATTTACAAAGTAATAACAAATCTAACAACACATACAAGATACAATACTTATATATTCCTTATttacatataatattatatgatCTCGGTCATGTTTAAAATTCATTCAAGAATCATTAttgtaaaaaaatcaacataataaaaatatattttatagaaTAAATACGATTAGTTTCTTGATCCAGACCGTTGAAAACATAATCTCCTGAAATTCGTTCGCCGAATCCATGCGCAATTAAGGGTCggatttcaaaattttaaaccACGTCCAATCCTTTCCCTGAGCCCGCTGAATCGTCGTCGTCGATacaaaaacgaaaacaaaCAATCAACAAAAACAGCAAAATAGAAAGGGCAATATGGTAAATCCAGCTCCAACGGATGGATCAAATCAAACTCAACCGGCACGTGGCTGTACATCCGGCGTCACATGCTTGCCACATATATCTCGTACGCGGTACAAGATTTCAaatttatgtataaatataacCCGACCCGTTTTTCTCGCtccttgctctctctctctctctctctctctctctctctttctgtttttaaattaaaacgcaagaaaagaaaagaaaagaaagaagaaaagagtaGCTCACTCCAAGTCATCTCCTGCTCTCCTTTTATCTCCCTTCAACTCCACCCTTTCCAAAACAGCCAttaaaattcccacaaacccCACAGCTCCAGCCCCCAAAACAGTCGGAAGAACGTTCCAGAACTCAGGGTCATTATCGTCATTTCGCAACCACACTCCTCCGCCCTCCGCCACTCGGTTTGGACGGTCCGAGAGTCCGACAGACCCGACCCGAAATGGAGAGGAGCACGCCGGTGAGGAAGCCCCACACGTCCACCGCGGATCTGCTCACCTGGTCAGAGACTCCCCCTACTGACTCTCCTCTGCCCTCCTCCGCCTCTCGCTCTGCTACTCGCTCTCACCAGgtacaattaaaaaattcaatcttttttctattttgtttgttttgattggTTTGGTGATTATGGGGTTGTTTGATTTGTTGTTATTGTTTTGGGGTTTGATCGTAGCCGTCGGATGGGATCAGAAAGGTGGTGTTTGGAGGTCAGGTGACGGACGAGGAGGTCGAGAGCTTGAACAAACGGTCAGATCTGCTTCTTCCTGCTTCTGCtttatgcttcttcttcacattttcttttctgggtgTTTATTTTTCGAAATTTGGTTctttgttttcgtttttttggtcattatAAGTGGACTCATTTGTCGACCTGCAACggatttttcttctcaaattcttatgattttgaaaaacaaaaatgaggttgcttttttgtttttgttggtccCAAGTTGGTTCTAGAACCCTCTTGGTCTTAAAATAtattgcttttatttatttcttatatTTGGATATTCCATTGGAATTTTATTTCCAGTAAATTCTCCATTTGTTTTATAAAGGAAATGGATTGTTGAATTGAAGATTGATTAAGTCAATGATCTGTGATCGATTTACCTTTATTTGGCCTATGAATCCTCAGCAATAATTCGGTCCAGAAAAAAAGTCCTCTTCAgaaataattcaattttttttttgtattataaattttGCAAATTTGACCCGTGCTTTAATAAATGAGTTAACATTTTGagatatatttataaattgaaGAGTTGGGTATTTGTTAGTTGGCAGGTTTTGTTATTTAGGTAAAACGTTAGAGTTGTTTttcttgtgtgtgtgtgaaattaGTCATGTGGACAAGTTTAATATGTTGTGGTAAAGGCTTGGATATTTGTAGTGAAAATAAACATGATGTGGTCATATGTAAAGGGCTGTAGTTGTATTAATTGTGCCGTTTATCTAAGACCTCTAACATTGTTCACTTTCAAAATTTCCAGCAAACCTTGTTCAGGGTATAAGATGAAGGAGATGACTGGGAGTGGCATTTTTGCACCGAAGGCAGAAAATGATGCCTCAGAATCTGATGGTGCCAACCTTACCCCAAAACCCGCAATTCGTATGTACCAGGTACCAATCAATATGTGGTTAATTTTTAGATTGATTACTTAAACACATATCATAGTGTGGTATGTTAGTTTGGCGCAAAACCCATTTCCTGAATTTTTCTTCTGTTGGTATGAAATGGCAGCAAGCGGTTGCTGGAATCAGTCATATCTCATTTGGTGATGAAGAGGGTGTTTCTCCCAAAAAGCCTACAACCATTCCCGAAGTTGCAAAGCAGCGTGAGCTAAGTGGGACCTTGGAAAGTGAAGCAGAGAAAGAGGCAAGGCTGAAGAAGCAGCTCTCTGACTCTAAATTCAAGGAGCTTAGTGGGCATGACATATTTGCACCCCCTCCTGAAATTTTGCCCAGGACAACTACTGCTCCACGTGCATTGGCCTTGAAAGGAAGCATAGAGATAGGAGAACCTGCTTCCCCCAATGGTCACACATCTGTTAAGGTTTCTAATGTGAGTGAACTGTGTGGTTACTTGCGCATAATACATATaattatctgttctcattaTGGA
The window above is part of the Prunus dulcis chromosome 1, ALMONDv2, whole genome shotgun sequence genome. Proteins encoded here:
- the LOC117614665 gene encoding uncharacterized protein LOC117614665, with translation MERSTPVRKPHTSTADLLTWSETPPTDSPLPSSASRSATRSHQPSDGIRKVVFGGQVTDEEVESLNKRKPCSGYKMKEMTGSGIFAPKAENDASESDGANLTPKPAIRMYQQAVAGISHISFGDEEGVSPKKPTTIPEVAKQRELSGTLESEAEKEARLKKQLSDSKFKELSGHDIFAPPPEILPRTTTAPRALALKGSIEIGEPASPNGHTSVKVSNPGGGQSNIASSEEPASKTAKKIYEKKFSELSGNDIFKGDVPPSSAEKPLSNAKLREMSGSNIFADGKAEARDYLGGVRKPPGGESSIALV